ATCCATATTGCAAATAATCAGATCGGGATTAGTAACTTTGAAAGTATTTGTATGCTTTTCAATATCTCCGGCAATAAATTTTTCTTTATTTCCAATAGAAATAAATATTTTTTCTTCTTTATTGTCCTCGTCTTTAATGACTTTTTTAAATCTGATCTGCTTCAGATTAAGGATAATTTCTGGAACATCTTCGATGATGCCTTCAATGGTTGAAAATTCATGATCTACGCCACTTATTTTTATACTATTGATGGCATACCCTTCTAATGAGGAAAGCAATACTCTTCTAAGTGCGTTTCCAATAGTTGCACCGAAACCCGGTTCTAACGGGCGAAACTCAAATAACCCTTCAAACTCGGTAGTTTTATGGGCGTGTATTTTCTCTGGCTTTTGAAAAACAAGAAGTGCCATATATAAGGTTCGTTATTTAAAAAGTGAACAGAACTGACTAAATCGGTTATACGTACTTACTGTTTTAACCTAAATAATAGATAGTTAGAACTTGAAAATTCGATGTTTATGAAATTAAATCGAGTTAAAACAAACAAGTAGTAACACAAAAAAACGGACAAACTATTTAGAGTATAGCTCAACGATTAACTGTTCATTAATATTCTCGGGTATTTGTTCACGTTCTGGAATAGCAATAAAGGTGCCTTCTAAAGTACTTCCATTCCAATCTAACCAAGGATATTTATTTGTTGTCCCGGATAAAGAGCTAAAGTTTTGCATAGTTTTAGATTTGGGGCGGATAGTAATCTTATCACCCGGTGACAAACAAAATGAAGGGATGTTCACACTTTGTCCGTTTACCAGAATATGCCCATGACCAACTAATTGTCGGGCACCTCTTCTTGAAGGGCTTAAGCCAAGACGATAAATAACATTATCCAATCTTCTTTCGAGTAATTGAAGCAAAACTTGTCCGGTTACACCTTCTTTGCGATTGGCATGTTCAAATGTTTTTCTAAACTGCCTTTCCAATAAACCGTAAGTATATTTTGCTTTTTGTTTCTCCCTTAACTGGATTGCATATTCTTTGGTAGCACCTTTGCGTTTTTTTGCCAACCCGTGTTGGCCGGGTGGATGGTTGCGTTTTTCAAAAGCTTTATCGTATCCGAAAATTGCTTCTCCAAATTTTCTTGCAATCTTTGTCTGTGGTCCTCTATACCTTGCCATATATTTCGAATGGAATTTTAATAATCAAAACTAACTCAATTCTGCTTTTTCTGATTTCGCGTAAAATGATGAAATTTCTACACTCTACGTCTTTTCGGAGGGCGGCAACCATTATGTGGAAGGGGAGTAACATCTCTGATAAATGTTACTTCAATACCTGAAGAACTGATAGACCTGATAGCGGCTTCTCTTCCAGAGCCCGGACCTTTTACAAAAACCTCCACTCTTTTAAGTCCTGCATCAATCGCTGTTTTTGCAGCATCGGTAGCAGCAATTTGTGCAGCGTAAGGTGTGTTTTTCTTAGACCCTCTGAAACCGGATTTTCCTGCCGAAGACCAGGAAATGACTTGACCAGATTGATTTGTAAATGATATCAAAAGGTTGTTAAAGCTCGCTTTTATAAATGCCTTCCCGTCAGCCTCAACTTTGACTACCCTTTTTTTAACTATTTTCTTTTTAGTCGCCTTTGCCATATCTCAAATTATGTAGAGTAACTTAAAAATTTATTTGCGAAATTTTGTATAACCTAAAACGTTCGAACATTAATTTAGAGTCAATACGGAATTGACTTAAATATTCTGCCAGAATAAGTTCCAAACAGAAAAGTGTTCTTCTATTTTTTAGTTGCTTTTTTCTTTCCGGCAACTGTTTTCTTTCTGCCTTTGCGTGTACGAGCATTTGTCCGGGTACGTTGTCCACGTAGAGGCAAACCCTTACGATGGCGAATACCTCTGTAACACCCTATATCCATCAAGCGTTTAATACTTAACTGAACTTCTGAGCGCAACTCCCCTTCTAACTGATATTCGGTTATGACTGCTCTTAATCGGATAATATCGTCATCACTTAAATCTTTGACCTTTTTATCCAAAGAAATTTCAGATTTTTCAAGTATTTCTTTAGCCCTACTTCTTCCAATTCCGTAGATATAAGTCAATGCGATACTGCTTTTCTTAAATCGGGGTAAGTCAATTCCAGCTATACGTGCCATAAATTATCCTTGTCTTTGTTTGAATTTAGGATTCTTCTTGTTAATAATGTATAAGCGGCCTTTTCTTCTCACAATTTTGCAATCTGCAGTCCGCTTCTTAATAGATGCTCTCACTTTCATGATGATGTTATTTTCAGGTTTGGTTTTGTTTTAAACCTTATTTATAGCGATAGGTAATTCTACCTTTTGTCAAATCGTAAGGTGACATTTCAACTGCAACTTTATCGCCCGGTAAAATCCTTATATAGTGCATCCGCATTTTACCAGCAATATGAGTTATAATTTCATGTCCATTTTCCAATCTCACTCTGAATTTTGCATTACCGAGTGATTCAGTTACTATTCCGTCTTGTTTAATTAAATCTTGTTTTGCCATAATTTTTTTTAGAGTATTTCGCAACTTTTGCCGGAAAAACTCACGTATATGCAATAAAATCAATCAATATTCAAAATGCGCCTGCAAATTTCGCACTTTTATTTTACTTTTACTAATTAAGTGCCGTTAATTCTGCATTATTTTTTACACACTCCTCAATTAGTTCAAACGAAGATAAAATATCTGCCTGTTTTTTTCTGATTGTAATCGTATGTTCAAAATGAGCGGATGGTTTTTTATCACTTGTAATGACCGTCCAACCGTCGTCCAAATGAGTGATATTGCGTTTACCCATATTGACCATTGGTTCGATTGCCAAAACTAATCCTTCAATCAACTTAACACCTTGCCCTCTTCGTCCATAATTAGGAACTTCCGGTGCTTCGTGAAGTTGCCTTCCTATTCCATGTCCAACTAATTCTCTGACAACAGAAAAGCCATTTGATTCATTATGTTGTTGAATTGCAAAGGAAATATCTCCTAATCTGTTACCTTCAATCGCTTGTTCAATCCCTTTGTATAATGATTCTTTGGTTATTTTAAGCAATTGAAAAACATCGGGCTTAACTTCTCCCACACAATAAGTATATGCTGAATCTCCAAAAAAGCCATTTGCTTCAACACCACAATCAATTGAAACTATATCTCCATTTTGCAATTCATAATTTCCGGGAAAGCCATGAACCACCTGTTCATTTACCGATATACATAGCGTAAACGGAAAGCCTTGATATCCTTTAAAAGCCGGTTTTGCTTTATTGTCAAAAATATATTCCTCAGCTATTTTATCGAGTAAAATAGTTTTGATACCGGGTCGAATTTTTTTTGCCACTTCTGCATGGGTTTTAGCAACTAATAGGCAACTATGTCGGATTAGCTCAATCTCTTCCTCAGTTTTGTAATATATTTTTTTCGATTTCGACAAGGCAGAAAATTTATTATCTGTGTTTTAATATAATGGAGAATATTGAACCTGTTGAAATTTCCTTCTTTATTAGAACAATAAAGTTTCCCAAGTTATCTAAACCGGGAAACTTTATAGGTCGCAGATTAAATCTGACATTTGTAATATGCTTACTGATAAGCTCCTGCTGCTTGTCTTCCTTTTATACGGGCATTTCCTTTTAATAACCCGTCATAATGACGCATCAGCAAGTGACTTTCAATTTGTTGTAAAGTATCGAGCATTACTGCTACCAAGATTAAAAGTGACGTACCTCCAAAGAAATTTGCAAATTGGCTGTTAATGCCTGCACGGGTAGCAAAAGCAGGTAAAATGGCAATTAAAGCAAGAAAAATCGATCCCGGTAATGTAATCCGGGAAAGAATATCATCAATAAATTCTGCGGTTTTTCTTCCTGGTTTTACTCCCGGTATAAACCCGTTATTGCGCTTCATATCGTCTGCCATCTGAGACGGATTGATGACAAGTGCAGTATAAAAATAGGTAAAAATGATAATCATGAAGAAGAAGACGAAGTTATACCAAAACGAGTTTGCAACGTTTCCGGATTGAAGATTTTGCATAAACTGTGACTCCGGAAAAAATGTAGCAAAAAACGATGGGATAAACATCAGTGCTTGGGCAAAGATGATAGGCATTACGCCGGCAGCATTAATTTTTAAAGGGATAAATTGCCTAACTCCACCATATTGGCGATTACCGACTATTCTTTTTGCATATTGTACGGGTATTCTCCTTGTTCCCTGAACAAGCATAATAGTACCAAACACAATTGCAACCAACATCGCCATTTCAATTACGAAGAAAACCAATCCTCCGCCCGAACCGGTTGCTAATTTGGCTTCTAATTCTGCAACAAGAGCAAAAGGCAGCCTTGCCATAATTCCCACTGAAATCAACAAGGAAATACCATTACCAATACCTTTGTCTGTTATTTTTTCACCTAACCACATACAAAAAATTGTTCCTGCAGTTAAAACTACCACGGTAGAAAGTGTGAATAAAAATGAACTGATAACTATGGCACTGGCAGCTATTGAATGTAAAAAAGTGACGTAACCGATAGCTTGAAATCCGGTAACGGCAATTGTTAAAATTCTGGTGGTTTGGTTAATTTTTCTTCTTCCGCTTTCACCTTCTTTTTGCAATTTCTGAAAATACGGAACAGCCAAAGTCAGCAATTGCATGGCAATTGAAGCTGAAATGTAAGGCATAATGCCTAAAGCAAAGATAGAAGCACGTCCGAAAGACCCGCCCACAAAAATATTTACTAAACCTAAGAGTCCTGAGTTTCCGGAAGTTGCAAGATCGCTCAACCCGTTAGGATCTACACCTGGTAAAACTACATAAGAACCAATGCGGTAAATAAAAATCAACGCTAAAGTGAGAAAAATGCGCCCGCGCAAATCTTCTATTTTATAGATATTGCGAAGTGTATTGATTAAATTTTTCATGCTCGCTTTTGTGTTTTAACTGCCTTGCTGTAAAAGTTACAGCCGTAGTAACTTTTTAAAATCAATCTATAACATTAACAGTTTCCCCAATAATACTAACAGTTCCCCCGGCATCTTCAATAGCTTTTTGGGCAGTTGCGCTAAAAGCGTGAGCATGAACCGTTAAGGCTTTAGTCAATTCTCCATTGGCTAAAATTTTAACTTTATCATCCTGACGAAGGAGGCGAAGTTTACGCATTGTCTCATAATCAATTGTAGAAATTCCATGCTTTTCAGCAACCATTTCCAATTTTGCCAAATCTATTACGGTATAAGAAATACGGTTGACGTTTTTGAATCCTCTTTTGGGCACACGCATTTGAATAGGCGTTTGTCCACCTTCAAAGGCACGTTTTCTCGAATAGCCTGAACGGGATTGACCTCCTTTGTGACCACGAGTACTGGTTCCGCCCCGGCCAGATCCTTGCCCTCTTCCAACTCGTTTTTCCTTATGAATTGCGCCAGATGCAGGCTTTAAATTACTTAGTGTTATCATTTCAGTCTATTTGTTCAACGTTTACTAAATGCAATACTTTATTAACCATCCCTTTAATTTGAGGTGTGGCTGTATGTTCAACCGAGTGGTTTATTTT
This is a stretch of genomic DNA from Sphingobacteriales bacterium. It encodes these proteins:
- the map gene encoding type I methionyl aminopeptidase, yielding MYYKTEEEIELIRHSCLLVAKTHAEVAKKIRPGIKTILLDKIAEEYIFDNKAKPAFKGYQGFPFTLCISVNEQVVHGFPGNYELQNGDIVSIDCGVEANGFFGDSAYTYCVGEVKPDVFQLLKITKESLYKGIEQAIEGNRLGDISFAIQQHNESNGFSVVRELVGHGIGRQLHEAPEVPNYGRRGQGVKLIEGLVLAIEPMVNMGKRNITHLDDGWTVITSDKKPSAHFEHTITIRKKQADILSSFELIEECVKNNAELTALN
- the rpsD gene encoding 30S ribosomal protein S4 — encoded protein: MARYRGPQTKIARKFGEAIFGYDKAFEKRNHPPGQHGLAKKRKGATKEYAIQLREKQKAKYTYGLLERQFRKTFEHANRKEGVTGQVLLQLLERRLDNVIYRLGLSPSRRGARQLVGHGHILVNGQSVNIPSFCLSPGDKITIRPKSKTMQNFSSLSGTTNKYPWLDWNGSTLEGTFIAIPEREQIPENINEQLIVELYSK
- the rpmJ gene encoding 50S ribosomal protein L36 gives rise to the protein MKVRASIKKRTADCKIVRRKGRLYIINKKNPKFKQRQG
- the rpsM gene encoding 30S ribosomal protein S13, translating into MARIAGIDLPRFKKSSIALTYIYGIGRSRAKEILEKSEISLDKKVKDLSDDDIIRLRAVITEYQLEGELRSEVQLSIKRLMDIGCYRGIRHRKGLPLRGQRTRTNARTRKGRKKTVAGKKKATKK
- the rpsK gene encoding 30S ribosomal protein S11: MAKATKKKIVKKRVVKVEADGKAFIKASFNNLLISFTNQSGQVISWSSAGKSGFRGSKKNTPYAAQIAATDAAKTAIDAGLKRVEVFVKGPGSGREAAIRSISSSGIEVTFIRDVTPLPHNGCRPPKRRRV
- the infA gene encoding translation initiation factor IF-1, giving the protein MAKQDLIKQDGIVTESLGNAKFRVRLENGHEIITHIAGKMRMHYIRILPGDKVAVEMSPYDLTKGRITYRYK
- the secY gene encoding preprotein translocase subunit SecY, with translation MKNLINTLRNIYKIEDLRGRIFLTLALIFIYRIGSYVVLPGVDPNGLSDLATSGNSGLLGLVNIFVGGSFGRASIFALGIMPYISASIAMQLLTLAVPYFQKLQKEGESGRRKINQTTRILTIAVTGFQAIGYVTFLHSIAASAIVISSFLFTLSTVVVLTAGTIFCMWLGEKITDKGIGNGISLLISVGIMARLPFALVAELEAKLATGSGGGLVFFVIEMAMLVAIVFGTIMLVQGTRRIPVQYAKRIVGNRQYGGVRQFIPLKINAAGVMPIIFAQALMFIPSFFATFFPESQFMQNLQSGNVANSFWYNFVFFFMIIIFTYFYTALVINPSQMADDMKRNNGFIPGVKPGRKTAEFIDDILSRITLPGSIFLALIAILPAFATRAGINSQFANFFGGTSLLILVAVMLDTLQQIESHLLMRHYDGLLKGNARIKGRQAAGAYQ
- the rpmD gene encoding 50S ribosomal protein L30 is translated as MTKLKITQKKSVIDQTKRQKRTMIALGLRKINHSVEHTATPQIKGMVNKVLHLVNVEQID
- the rplO gene encoding 50S ribosomal protein L15; the encoded protein is MTLSNLKPASGAIHKEKRVGRGQGSGRGGTSTRGHKGGQSRSGYSRKRAFEGGQTPIQMRVPKRGFKNVNRISYTVIDLAKLEMVAEKHGISTIDYETMRKLRLLRQDDKVKILANGELTKALTVHAHAFSATAQKAIEDAGGTVSIIGETVNVID